A single window of Flavobacterium sp. 140616W15 DNA harbors:
- a CDS encoding apolipoprotein A1/A4/E family protein, whose translation MGLSSFFKNLFGTAKDSATELATQAENTFEQAKEAATPYIEKAETFAEETIEKVKEVSTPYLEKAETFAEETIAKAKEVSAPYIEKAETLAGETIEKVKEVSAPYLEKAETFAEETIEKVKEVTAPYLEKAETSTGETIEKVKEIANPILDSTENHLHQAKDVATDHTEKVSDDLIKVVDSIKEKAAETTDAIVEETKSLATDALDKTSDEALNK comes from the coding sequence ATGGGATTATCATCATTTTTTAAGAATTTATTTGGCACTGCTAAGGATTCTGCTACTGAATTAGCAACCCAAGCCGAAAACACGTTTGAGCAAGCTAAAGAAGCTGCAACTCCGTATATTGAAAAAGCAGAAACATTTGCTGAAGAAACAATAGAAAAAGTTAAGGAGGTATCTACTCCATATCTCGAGAAAGCAGAAACATTTGCTGAAGAGACCATTGCCAAAGCTAAAGAAGTATCTGCTCCATATATTGAAAAAGCAGAAACACTAGCTGGAGAAACGATAGAAAAAGTTAAAGAAGTATCAGCACCATATCTCGAAAAAGCCGAAACATTTGCAGAAGAGACTATTGAAAAAGTTAAGGAAGTAACTGCTCCATATCTTGAAAAAGCGGAAACATCAACCGGAGAAACAATAGAGAAAGTTAAAGAAATAGCTAACCCAATATTAGATAGTACTGAAAATCATCTTCATCAAGCAAAAGATGTAGCTACTGATCATACTGAAAAAGTATCAGATGATTTAATCAAAGTGGTTGATTCAATTAAAGAGAAAGCTGCAGAAACTACAGATGCTATTGTTGAAGAAACTAAATCACTTGCTACAGATGCTCTCGATAAAACTTCTGATGAAGCATTAAATAAATAG
- a CDS encoding NifU family protein: MTKLTIKETQNPSILKFEFPDFITKNESFEFKNIDEAKNSPLAQKLFYLPFVKTVYISGNFVAIERYNIVEWDDVKDAVVEQIESFVNDGGVIISIDENKPKKQPITVYGESTPNPAALKFVVSRMLTKNAIEYKNIDQTASSPLAKELFRFPYVKEIFIDENYISVTKYEINDWQEITLELRTFIKQYIENGGTVLDESLIEVATKNDVTKDEAFDKLDTTSQQIINILEEYVKPAVAADGGNIAFDSYNDTDKTVKVILQGACSGCPSSTFTLKSGIENMLKSMLNDENIKVEAVNA; this comes from the coding sequence ATGACAAAACTCACTATAAAAGAAACGCAAAACCCAAGCATATTAAAATTTGAATTTCCTGACTTTATTACTAAGAATGAGAGCTTTGAATTTAAAAATATTGATGAAGCTAAAAACTCTCCACTAGCACAAAAGCTGTTTTATTTACCGTTCGTAAAAACAGTATATATTTCGGGGAATTTTGTTGCTATCGAAAGATATAACATTGTTGAATGGGACGATGTGAAAGATGCTGTAGTAGAGCAAATCGAATCATTTGTAAACGATGGTGGCGTTATCATTTCTATTGATGAGAACAAACCTAAAAAACAACCTATAACTGTTTATGGTGAATCAACACCAAACCCAGCAGCATTAAAATTTGTTGTTAGCAGAATGTTGACAAAAAATGCAATTGAATACAAAAACATTGATCAAACTGCATCTTCTCCACTAGCTAAAGAATTATTCAGATTTCCTTACGTTAAAGAGATTTTTATCGATGAAAATTATATCTCGGTAACTAAATACGAAATTAACGATTGGCAAGAAATCACTCTTGAACTAAGAACTTTCATTAAACAATATATTGAAAATGGAGGAACTGTTCTAGACGAAAGTTTAATCGAAGTGGCAACTAAAAATGATGTTACTAAAGATGAAGCTTTTGATAAATTAGACACTACATCGCAACAAATTATTAATATATTAGAAGAATATGTGAAACCTGCTGTAGCTGCAGATGGTGGAAACATAGCTTTTGATTCTTACAATGATACTGACAAAACTGTAAAAGTAATTTTACAAGGAGCATGTAGCGGTTGCCCTTCGTCGACATTTACTCTTAAAAGTGGTATAGAGAACATGCTAAAAAGTATGTTAAATGATGAAAACATCAAGGTAGAAGCTGTAAATGCTTAA
- a CDS encoding type IX secretion system membrane protein PorP/SprF → MYSKIKYSVFLLFIFSYSYAQEGIPVYSDYLSDNYYLIHPSMAGAANCAKLRLTARKQWFGQDDAPALQTLSFNGRIGDRSGAGVILFNDKNGYHSQKGIKLTYAYHILFSRDEIDLNQLSFGINAGVIQNQLDETSFGEFDPIVFGNIQKDSYFNVDFGASYNFLNFYAHATVQGAVETRRQIYTDFESDNLRKYLLSAGYVFGNKRKLLWEPSVLFQLFDKTKEKLVDFNLKAYKNMDFGSLWAGLSYRRSFDGAQYYNGSGISTQKLQYITPILGVNYKNFMFAYTYSQVTGNVKFDNGAYHQITLGINLFCKREKYDCDCPAVN, encoded by the coding sequence ATGTATTCCAAAATTAAATATTCAGTTTTTTTATTATTTATATTTTCGTACTCTTATGCTCAAGAAGGTATTCCAGTTTATTCAGATTATTTGTCTGATAATTATTATTTGATTCATCCTTCAATGGCAGGCGCTGCAAATTGTGCAAAATTAAGATTAACAGCACGCAAGCAATGGTTTGGTCAGGATGATGCACCAGCACTTCAGACTTTAAGTTTTAACGGCCGTATTGGTGATAGATCAGGGGCAGGAGTTATACTTTTTAATGATAAAAACGGGTATCATTCTCAAAAAGGAATTAAACTTACTTATGCTTATCATATTCTTTTTTCGAGAGATGAAATAGATTTGAATCAGCTGTCATTTGGTATTAATGCAGGAGTAATTCAGAACCAGTTAGACGAAACTTCATTTGGTGAATTTGACCCAATTGTTTTTGGTAACATACAGAAGGATTCCTATTTTAATGTGGATTTTGGGGCTTCATATAATTTTTTAAATTTTTATGCTCACGCTACAGTTCAAGGAGCAGTAGAAACAAGAAGGCAAATTTATACAGATTTTGAAAGTGATAATCTCAGGAAATATCTTTTGAGTGCAGGATATGTTTTCGGAAATAAGAGAAAATTATTATGGGAGCCTTCAGTGCTTTTTCAATTGTTTGATAAGACAAAAGAGAAGTTGGTTGATTTTAATTTAAAAGCGTATAAAAATATGGATTTTGGTAGCCTTTGGGCTGGATTATCTTATAGAAGAAGTTTTGATGGCGCTCAATATTATAATGGTTCAGGAATTTCTACTCAAAAATTACAATACATAACACCTATTTTAGGGGTTAATTATAAAAACTTTATGTTTGCTTACACTTATTCTCAAGTTACAGGTAACGTGAAATTTGATAATGGCGCATACCATCAAATTACTTTGGGAATCAACTTATTTTGTAAGCGTGAAAAATACGATTGTGATTGTCCTGCAGTAAACTAA
- a CDS encoding gamma carbonic anhydrase family protein, whose amino-acid sequence MLIKSVNGKTPNIPNDCYVAENATIVGEVSFGDSCSVWFNAVIRGDVNFIKIGNKVNIQDGAVIHCTYQKHPTIIGNNVSIGHNAIVHGCTIHDNVLIGMGAIVMDNCIVESNAIVAAGAVVTQNTIVTSGSIYAGVPAKKVKDIDQSDFAGEIERISNNYVMYSSWFKEEEE is encoded by the coding sequence ATGTTGATAAAATCTGTAAACGGAAAAACACCTAATATTCCAAATGATTGCTACGTAGCCGAAAATGCTACAATTGTAGGAGAAGTTTCTTTTGGAGATTCATGTAGTGTTTGGTTTAATGCTGTAATTAGAGGAGATGTTAATTTTATTAAGATAGGGAATAAGGTTAATATCCAAGATGGTGCTGTAATTCATTGTACTTATCAGAAACACCCAACGATAATAGGGAATAATGTTTCTATAGGACATAATGCAATTGTTCATGGTTGTACAATTCATGATAATGTATTGATAGGAATGGGAGCGATTGTAATGGATAATTGTATTGTCGAAAGTAATGCTATTGTCGCTGCAGGTGCTGTGGTAACTCAAAATACAATAGTAACTTCAGGAAGTATATATGCGGGAGTGCCTGCTAAGAAAGTAAAGGATATCGATCAATCTGATTTTGCTGGCGAAATCGAACGCATTTCTAATAATTATGTAATGTATTCGAGTTGGTTTAAAGAAGAGGAGGAGTAG
- the murI gene encoding glutamate racemase codes for MTNNNPIGVFDSGIGGTSIWSAIHQLLPNEKTIYLADSKNAPYGQKTKEEIVVLSKKNVDFLLGMDCKLIVVACNTATTNAIKELREQYSIPFIGIEPAIKPAAIKSNTHTIGILATQGTLNSELFNKATEIYQDTKIIEQVGHGLVQLIENGDLNSPEMTQLLESYLRPMIEANIDYLVLGCSHYPYLIPQIKKILPEHIHIIDSGEAVAKQTQNILREKVGFNNKPANEPVFYSNSNPKVLSDILGNKYNVSEKDF; via the coding sequence ATGACAAATAATAATCCAATAGGCGTTTTCGATTCTGGCATTGGTGGTACTTCTATTTGGAGCGCTATTCATCAATTACTTCCAAATGAAAAAACTATCTATTTAGCAGACAGTAAAAATGCCCCTTATGGTCAAAAAACCAAAGAGGAAATAGTAGTTTTAAGCAAAAAGAATGTAGATTTTTTACTAGGCATGGATTGTAAATTGATTGTTGTTGCATGCAATACCGCAACCACAAATGCAATTAAAGAATTAAGAGAACAATATTCTATTCCATTTATAGGAATAGAACCTGCAATAAAACCTGCAGCAATAAAATCGAACACGCACACTATTGGAATACTCGCTACTCAAGGCACTCTAAATAGTGAATTATTTAATAAAGCAACTGAAATATATCAAGACACTAAAATCATTGAACAGGTTGGTCATGGCTTAGTACAATTAATTGAAAATGGAGATCTAAACTCTCCTGAGATGACACAACTTCTGGAATCTTATCTCAGACCAATGATTGAGGCTAATATTGATTATTTAGTACTAGGATGCAGTCATTATCCTTATCTGATTCCGCAGATAAAAAAAATCCTTCCAGAACACATTCATATTATTGACTCAGGAGAAGCTGTTGCTAAGCAAACTCAAAACATACTACGTGAGAAAGTCGGCTTTAATAATAAACCTGCAAATGAACCTGTGTTTTATAGCAATAGCAATCCAAAAGTTTTGTCTGACATACTAGGAAACAAATACAACGTTTCTGAAAAAGATTTCTAG
- a CDS encoding OmpH family outer membrane protein codes for MKQIKTLLIAAILVLGANQMNAQAKVAHVDVSEIMSKMPAMIEAQKQLEKLSGTYDADYKKMVEEYQAKLKKYEAESATVTDAVNGERSKEVQDMQKRIVDYRDNAQKELQQKESDIVKPLMEKVRASIQKVGKAKGYQYVLDGSTLLLADGPNVTADVKKDLGF; via the coding sequence ATGAAACAAATCAAAACTTTACTAATTGCTGCAATACTAGTTTTAGGAGCAAACCAAATGAATGCTCAAGCTAAAGTAGCTCACGTTGATGTAAGCGAAATTATGTCTAAAATGCCAGCAATGATAGAAGCACAAAAACAGCTTGAAAAACTAAGCGGTACATATGATGCCGATTACAAAAAAATGGTTGAAGAATACCAAGCAAAATTAAAAAAATACGAAGCTGAATCAGCTACAGTAACAGATGCAGTTAATGGAGAACGTTCTAAAGAAGTTCAAGATATGCAAAAAAGAATTGTAGACTATAGAGACAATGCTCAAAAAGAATTACAACAAAAAGAATCTGATATTGTAAAACCATTAATGGAAAAAGTGAGAGCTTCTATCCAAAAAGTTGGTAAAGCAAAAGGATACCAATATGTATTAGATGGTTCTACTCTTTTATTAGCTGATGGTCCAAACGTTACTGCTGATGTGAAAAAAGATTTAGGTTTCTAA
- a CDS encoding OmpH family outer membrane protein, with the protein MRKQFLFIILALIVVNTSQAQTKSTRIGYIDMEYILQNVPDYKEAQTQLEQKAEKWKQEIETKKLDINKLKDALKAEKALLTNELIDERETEIKFLEKETLDYQQQRFGVNGDLIRQKSALAKPIQDQVFTAVQDIAEARKYDFIFDRSSDLTMLFAAKRFDVSDQVLRIITRTDKREQLTKKQLAIEEEKENKETAIDESPALQERQKILNDRKAARDKILEDRKAAQEEKIRAYEENKKAIRDAREAKKNGTVSETVKKESTPSVTTPTTETAKTTVTDDARAKQAEERQKLYDERKKALEERRNKILEEREAAKKAREQKAKEEKEKQG; encoded by the coding sequence ATGAGAAAACAATTTTTATTTATAATTTTGGCTTTGATAGTAGTAAATACAAGTCAAGCGCAAACCAAATCGACAAGAATAGGATACATCGATATGGAGTATATCCTACAAAATGTTCCTGACTATAAAGAGGCTCAGACGCAATTAGAACAGAAGGCCGAAAAGTGGAAACAAGAAATTGAAACTAAGAAATTAGACATCAATAAACTTAAAGACGCTTTGAAAGCTGAAAAAGCGTTATTAACGAATGAGTTAATCGATGAAAGAGAAACAGAAATCAAGTTCCTTGAAAAAGAAACATTAGATTACCAACAACAACGTTTTGGTGTTAATGGCGATTTAATTAGGCAAAAATCTGCTTTAGCAAAACCAATACAAGATCAGGTTTTTACTGCTGTTCAAGATATTGCAGAAGCTAGAAAATATGATTTCATATTTGATAGATCATCTGATTTAACGATGCTTTTTGCCGCAAAAAGATTTGACGTAAGCGATCAGGTTTTACGAATTATAACCAGAACCGACAAGAGAGAGCAACTCACAAAGAAACAACTTGCTATAGAAGAAGAAAAAGAAAATAAAGAAACTGCGATTGACGAAAGTCCTGCTTTACAGGAAAGGCAAAAAATCCTAAATGATAGAAAAGCAGCAAGGGATAAAATACTAGAAGATAGAAAAGCAGCTCAAGAAGAAAAGATAAGAGCATACGAAGAAAACAAAAAAGCAATTCGTGATGCAAGGGAAGCTAAAAAAAATGGCACGGTTTCTGAAACAGTAAAAAAGGAAAGCACACCATCAGTAACTACTCCAACTACAGAAACAGCTAAAACAACTGTAACTGACGATGCGAGAGCCAAACAAGCTGAAGAAAGACAAAAGCTTTACGACGAACGCAAAAAAGCTTTAGAGGAAAGAAGAAATAAAATTTTAGAAGAAAGAGAAGCTGCCAAAAAAGCAAGAGAGCAAAAGGCAAAAGAAGAGAAAGAAAAACAAGGATAA
- the bamA gene encoding outer membrane protein assembly factor BamA, translating to MRLSLVIKKENVDLEKQVNKLNNFLVLQKRIKIVLTLLVFSSFSQIKAQERIPFDQGKKYILADVSVVGKISFNEQTVVTFSGLQKGQEITVPGEEISGAIKKLGKLGLFDEITFYVNRIENDSIYLDLDIIELPKLNDVKIVGVKKSKVEGLIKDNSLTKNKIVNENLITTTKNYIENKYKKEGYYNTKVTITTTADTTSTNQVNMLVRVDKGDKVKISKIEFEGNKALSDASLRGAMKDTKQKNPIRIFKASKFIKDKYKADLEKVIASYKEKGYRDARILHDSITYDKKKNTLAIKVDVEEGNKYYFGDIKFLGNTVYSDQQLNGFLGIKKGETYNGVLLEKRISDKTKPDAEDITNLYQNNGYLFSNINAVEVKTVNDTIDFEIRVTEGPIAYFNKISVVGNDKTNDKVIYRELRTKPGEKYSKDLLVRTIREIGQLGFFDPEAIDPKFKNVDAGAGTVDIEYNLVEKGSSQIELQGGYGGGGFIGTLGLSFNNFSARNMFNKKAYKPLPMGDGQKVALRLQGSTYFQTYSVSFSEPWFGGKKPVQFSSSISYSTQFLNNYITQRVDKSKSFNILTLSVGLAKRLSVPDDYFVLSQSVSYQHYDLHNYNTGLFTFGNGTSRNLAYTIGLTRSNKGINPIFPTYGSEFSLSAKLTPPYSLFNGINYGDLANQKEYKLKNTVDRSNQLDDNDNIVKIGDYVDAKGNKVDDYTLAATDQGKVDQKKFNWLEYYKIKFKADWYTKVYGKLVLRTLTEFGFLGAYDQSRGVVPFERFYLGGDGMANYSMDGRETIALRGYENNSLTPVNNNGEQIGATIYNKFSLELRYPITLKQSASIYVLTFAEAGSSYANFKNYNPFDLNRSAGAGLRVFMPAFGLLGIDFGYGFDTLPGQSKPSGFKTHFIIGQQF from the coding sequence ATGAGGCTATCATTAGTTATCAAAAAAGAGAACGTAGATTTGGAAAAACAAGTGAACAAATTAAATAATTTTTTAGTGTTACAAAAAAGAATAAAAATAGTACTTACTTTATTGGTTTTTAGTAGTTTTTCACAAATAAAAGCGCAAGAAAGAATTCCATTTGACCAAGGGAAAAAATATATTCTTGCCGACGTATCTGTTGTTGGTAAAATAAGCTTCAACGAGCAAACTGTTGTCACTTTTTCAGGCCTACAAAAAGGACAAGAAATAACAGTTCCTGGTGAAGAAATAAGTGGAGCTATAAAAAAACTTGGAAAGCTTGGTCTTTTTGACGAGATTACATTCTACGTAAATAGAATTGAAAATGATAGCATATATTTAGACCTAGATATCATTGAACTTCCTAAACTAAATGATGTTAAAATTGTTGGCGTTAAGAAGAGTAAAGTTGAAGGACTAATTAAAGACAATAGTTTAACAAAAAACAAAATTGTAAACGAAAATTTAATTACGACTACTAAAAATTATATCGAAAACAAATATAAGAAAGAAGGCTACTATAATACCAAAGTAACCATCACCACTACTGCAGACACCACATCTACAAACCAAGTAAACATGCTGGTTCGTGTAGATAAAGGAGATAAGGTAAAAATTAGCAAAATCGAATTTGAAGGCAATAAAGCCCTATCTGATGCTTCATTAAGAGGTGCAATGAAAGACACTAAGCAAAAAAATCCTATTCGTATTTTTAAAGCTTCAAAATTCATTAAAGACAAATACAAAGCCGATTTAGAAAAAGTTATTGCTAGCTACAAAGAAAAAGGATATAGAGATGCAAGAATATTGCATGACTCTATTACGTACGATAAAAAGAAAAATACACTAGCTATAAAAGTAGATGTTGAAGAAGGTAACAAGTACTACTTTGGTGATATCAAATTCTTAGGGAATACGGTATACTCTGACCAACAATTAAATGGTTTTTTAGGCATTAAAAAAGGAGAAACTTATAATGGTGTACTTTTAGAGAAAAGGATTTCCGATAAGACGAAACCTGATGCAGAAGACATCACCAATTTATATCAAAATAATGGTTATTTATTCTCTAACATTAATGCTGTAGAGGTAAAAACTGTAAATGACACTATTGATTTTGAAATTAGAGTTACCGAAGGTCCAATTGCATATTTTAACAAAATATCAGTTGTAGGTAATGATAAAACAAATGACAAAGTAATTTACCGTGAGTTAAGAACTAAACCAGGTGAAAAATATAGCAAAGATTTACTAGTCAGAACAATTCGTGAGATCGGACAATTAGGATTCTTTGATCCAGAAGCAATTGATCCTAAATTTAAAAATGTCGATGCTGGTGCAGGAACTGTAGATATAGAATACAATCTTGTAGAAAAAGGATCTAGCCAGATAGAACTTCAAGGTGGTTATGGAGGTGGTGGTTTCATCGGAACCTTAGGGCTTTCGTTTAACAACTTCTCTGCTCGAAATATGTTTAACAAAAAAGCATACAAACCTTTACCAATGGGTGATGGACAAAAGGTAGCTCTTCGTTTACAAGGAAGTACTTATTTTCAAACTTATAGTGTATCATTCTCAGAACCTTGGTTTGGAGGAAAAAAACCAGTACAATTCAGTTCTTCTATATCATATAGTACACAGTTTTTAAATAACTACATTACACAAAGAGTAGACAAAAGCAAAAGCTTTAATATCTTAACATTATCTGTTGGTTTAGCCAAAAGATTATCTGTGCCAGATGATTACTTCGTATTATCTCAATCAGTTAGTTACCAACACTATGACCTACATAATTACAATACAGGATTATTTACTTTTGGAAACGGTACATCTAGAAACTTAGCCTATACTATAGGATTAACAAGAAGCAACAAAGGTATAAATCCAATATTCCCAACATACGGTTCAGAATTTAGTCTTTCAGCTAAACTTACTCCTCCTTATTCATTATTCAATGGAATTAACTATGGAGATTTAGCAAATCAAAAAGAGTACAAATTAAAGAATACGGTTGACAGATCAAATCAGCTGGATGATAATGATAATATAGTAAAGATTGGAGACTATGTTGATGCAAAAGGAAACAAGGTTGATGACTATACTCTTGCAGCTACAGATCAAGGAAAAGTTGATCAAAAGAAATTTAATTGGTTAGAATACTATAAAATTAAGTTCAAAGCTGATTGGTATACCAAAGTTTATGGTAAATTAGTACTCCGAACGTTAACTGAATTCGGTTTCTTAGGTGCTTATGATCAATCAAGAGGCGTAGTTCCTTTCGAAAGATTTTATTTAGGAGGAGATGGTATGGCAAATTATTCTATGGATGGTAGAGAAACAATAGCATTAAGAGGATACGAAAATAACTCATTAACGCCAGTAAATAATAATGGTGAACAAATTGGAGCTACGATTTACAACAAATTCTCGTTAGAATTACGTTATCCAATTACATTAAAACAATCAGCTTCGATTTATGTACTTACATTTGCTGAAGCAGGTTCATCTTATGCAAATTTCAAAAACTATAATCCTTTCGATTTAAATCGTTCAGCTGGTGCTGGTTTACGTGTATTCATGCCTGCATTTGGACTATTAGGTATCGATTTTGGTTACGGATTTGATACATTACCAGGACAATCAAAACCAAGCGGTTTTAAAACGCATTTTATTATTGGTCAACAATTTTAA
- a CDS encoding isoprenyl transferase produces the protein MNLDTIDKTNLPRHLAIIMDGNGRWAKQQGFLRAFGHENGTKSVKETIESCAKIGIEYLTLYAFSTENWNRPKLEIETLMKILINSLKKELGTLQKNNIKLNAIGNLEKLPKSAQKELLDVIEKTKNNTRLTLTLALSYGSREELINAVRIISNKVKNNIISIDTIDDSIINEHLYTQNLPDVDLLIRTSGEHRISNFLLWQIAYAELYFTNVLWPDFKEKDLYEAIISYQKRERRFGKTSEQIK, from the coding sequence ATGAATTTAGACACAATAGATAAAACAAACTTGCCAAGACATTTAGCCATCATAATGGATGGAAATGGACGCTGGGCTAAACAACAAGGGTTTCTTAGAGCTTTTGGTCATGAAAACGGAACAAAATCTGTTAAAGAAACCATCGAATCCTGTGCCAAAATAGGAATCGAGTATTTAACATTATACGCCTTTTCTACAGAAAACTGGAATAGACCTAAATTAGAGATTGAAACTTTAATGAAGATACTCATCAATTCATTAAAAAAAGAACTCGGTACATTACAGAAAAACAATATCAAACTTAATGCAATTGGCAATTTAGAGAAACTACCTAAATCTGCTCAAAAAGAGCTTTTGGATGTTATTGAAAAAACAAAAAATAACACAAGGCTTACGCTCACATTAGCTTTAAGTTATGGCTCAAGAGAAGAACTTATAAACGCTGTTAGAATCATCAGTAATAAAGTTAAAAATAATATAATTTCAATAGACACTATTGACGATTCAATTATAAATGAGCATCTTTACACGCAAAATTTACCCGACGTAGATTTATTAATACGAACAAGTGGAGAACATAGAATAAGTAATTTTTTGTTATGGCAAATTGCCTATGCAGAGCTATATTTTACTAATGTGTTATGGCCAGACTTTAAAGAAAAGGATTTATATGAGGCTATCATTAGTTATCAAAAAAGAGAACGTAGATTTGGAAAAACAAGTGAACAAATTAAATAA
- a CDS encoding DUF6089 family protein: MNKIFNLLLCFFFFTSMNAQIHEVGVFLGGSNYIGDVGSTTYISPDKPAFGLLYRWNKSPRHAYRFSYTQSTITANDLDSKEGGRKLRGYRFDNTIRELSAGLEFNFFDFNLHESKRKVTPYVFSGLSYFRYDSLYIQSGETEKEKKTGSIAIPMIVGVKTNLTTNFVLGLEVGARYTFTDNLDGSNPDNDNLKSLRFGDLNNNDWYVFSGITLTYTFGNKPCYCPY; this comes from the coding sequence ATGAACAAAATTTTTAATTTATTGTTATGTTTCTTTTTCTTTACAAGCATGAATGCTCAGATACATGAGGTTGGTGTTTTTTTAGGAGGGAGCAATTATATTGGAGATGTTGGAAGTACAACTTACATTTCACCAGACAAGCCTGCTTTTGGGCTATTATACCGATGGAATAAAAGTCCGAGACACGCCTATCGATTTTCATATACTCAATCGACAATCACTGCAAATGATTTAGATTCGAAAGAAGGAGGAAGAAAACTAAGAGGGTATCGTTTTGACAACACAATAAGAGAGCTTTCTGCTGGACTTGAATTCAATTTTTTTGACTTCAATTTACATGAATCCAAAAGAAAAGTCACACCTTATGTATTTTCAGGACTAAGTTATTTCAGATATGATTCATTATACATTCAATCTGGAGAAACAGAAAAAGAAAAAAAGACAGGTTCAATTGCAATTCCGATGATAGTTGGCGTAAAAACAAATTTAACTACTAATTTTGTTTTAGGACTAGAAGTAGGTGCACGATATACCTTTACAGATAATCTTGATGGTAGCAATCCGGATAATGATAATTTAAAATCATTGCGTTTTGGAGATTTAAATAATAATGACTGGTATGTCTTCTCAGGAATAACTTTAACGTATACCTTTGGAAACAAACCTTGCTATTGCCCATATTAA
- a CDS encoding NAD kinase: MKVAIYGQYYLNSTDPIIKDIFVFFTSNNVEMVIEANFLKMLHEKKIIEKEYKTFSTHTELDSSFEMLISIGGDGTILRAATLIRNSGVPILGINAGRLGFLATVQKENIAAFMQFVIDKKYTVSQRSLLSLTTEPKNEAIEELNFAMNEVTVSRKDTTSMITVDTYLNGEYLNSYWADGLIISTPTGSTGYSLSCGGPILTPDVNSLVITPIAPHNLTARPLIIPDDTEIKLRVSGREDHYLVSLDSRIASIKNESILTIKKTDFKINMVEIPGETFLKTLRNKLLWGEDKRN, encoded by the coding sequence ATGAAAGTAGCTATCTACGGACAATACTATCTAAATAGTACAGACCCAATTATTAAAGACATATTTGTTTTTTTTACCTCGAATAATGTCGAAATGGTTATCGAAGCCAATTTCTTGAAGATGCTCCATGAAAAAAAGATAATCGAAAAAGAATACAAAACTTTCTCAACTCATACTGAATTAGACAGTAGCTTTGAAATGTTGATAAGTATCGGTGGAGACGGAACCATATTAAGAGCTGCAACTTTAATCCGTAATTCCGGTGTACCCATTTTAGGCATCAATGCAGGAAGATTGGGATTTCTTGCTACAGTTCAAAAAGAAAACATAGCAGCATTTATGCAATTTGTAATTGACAAAAAATATACCGTATCACAAAGATCATTATTAAGCTTAACTACAGAACCAAAAAATGAAGCCATAGAAGAACTTAATTTTGCTATGAATGAAGTTACGGTCAGCCGAAAAGACACTACATCGATGATAACAGTAGACACTTATTTAAATGGCGAGTACTTAAATTCATATTGGGCAGATGGATTAATAATATCAACTCCTACAGGCTCAACAGGATATTCATTAAGCTGTGGTGGCCCAATATTAACTCCTGATGTAAATAGTCTTGTTATTACACCTATTGCACCGCATAATTTAACAGCAAGACCACTTATAATACCAGATGATACAGAGATTAAACTTCGAGTATCAGGAAGAGAAGATCATTATCTTGTCTCTTTAGATTCGAGGATAGCTTCAATAAAAAACGAATCTATTTTAACAATAAAGAAAACCGATTTCAAAATAAATATGGTTGAAATTCCCGGAGAAACATTCTTAAAAACCTTACGTAATAAACTACTTTGGGGAGAAGACAAAAGAAATTAA